A stretch of Pseudomonas sp. LRP2-20 DNA encodes these proteins:
- a CDS encoding phosphotransferase system, HPr-related protein, translated as MSRKDEPKPYTPTEIDDTEDRMGSVHELDFSDRQDDREGRVGDERPAAEVAQEFPARRVAESGMTGGEALSDSLHEDNVTYDDLSPDTLLDESGARAPHEPGGSGGPADQTLRRVDADEIGGGFGLDEAELARSAPLDGKPWTDDVIEDD; from the coding sequence ATGAGCCGCAAAGATGAGCCCAAACCCTACACGCCGACTGAGATCGACGACACCGAAGACCGCATGGGCAGCGTCCATGAACTGGACTTCAGCGACCGCCAAGACGACCGGGAAGGCCGGGTCGGCGATGAAAGGCCAGCTGCTGAAGTGGCCCAGGAGTTCCCGGCACGCCGCGTTGCCGAAAGCGGCATGACCGGCGGCGAAGCCCTGAGCGACAGCCTGCATGAAGACAACGTGACCTACGATGACCTCAGCCCCGACACCCTGCTGGACGAATCCGGTGCCCGCGCCCCCCATGAACCCGGTGGCAGCGGCGGGCCGGCGGACCAGACCCTGCGCCGGGTGGATGCCGACGAGATTGGTGGCGGCTTCGGTCTGGACGAGGCGGAGTTGGCGCGTTCCGCACCGCTGGACGGCAAACCGTGGACCGATGACGTGATCGAGGACGACTAG